A genomic segment from Rhodospirillum centenum SW encodes:
- a CDS encoding RlmE family RNA methyltransferase, whose product MTGKTPKNPRGPAGTRPTGRTEAVRVKTAHRRSLSSTRWLERQLNDPYVAEARKRGYRSRAAFKLLQLDEKFHFLRRGQRIVDLGAAPGGWTQVAVAVVKPGEGSTGKVVGLDLLEVEPVPGATIIQLDFLDASAPDRLKELLGGQADIVLSDMAANTTGHPATDHLRIIGLAEAAYDFAADVLAPGGAFVCKLFQGGATKGLLDLLKRDFATVRHAKPPASRADSSETYVVATGFRGSSSADDRGGAEV is encoded by the coding sequence ATGACTGGCAAGACTCCGAAGAATCCCCGCGGCCCCGCCGGCACCCGGCCCACCGGCCGGACGGAAGCCGTGCGGGTGAAGACCGCGCACCGCCGCTCCCTCTCCTCCACCCGTTGGCTGGAGCGGCAGCTCAACGACCCCTATGTGGCCGAGGCGCGCAAGCGCGGCTACCGCAGCCGTGCCGCCTTCAAGCTGTTGCAGCTCGACGAGAAGTTCCACTTCCTCAGGCGCGGCCAGCGCATCGTGGACCTCGGCGCCGCCCCCGGCGGCTGGACCCAGGTGGCTGTCGCCGTGGTGAAGCCGGGGGAGGGCAGCACCGGCAAGGTCGTCGGGCTGGACCTGCTGGAGGTGGAGCCCGTGCCCGGCGCCACCATCATCCAGCTCGACTTCCTGGACGCCAGCGCCCCGGACCGGCTGAAGGAACTGCTGGGCGGGCAGGCGGACATCGTGCTGTCCGACATGGCCGCCAACACGACGGGTCACCCGGCGACGGACCATCTGCGCATCATCGGTCTGGCCGAGGCCGCCTATGACTTCGCGGCCGACGTGCTGGCGCCCGGCGGCGCCTTTGTCTGCAAGCTGTTCCAGGGTGGCGCCACGAAGGGGTTGCTCGACCTGCTGAAGCGCGACTTCGCCACGGTGCGCCATGCCAAGCCGCCGGCCAGCCGCGCCGACAGTTCGGAGACCTATGTCGTCGCCACCGGCTTCCGCGGCAGCAGCAGTGCGGATGATCGCGGCGGAGCGGAGGTGTAG
- the guaB gene encoding IMP dehydrogenase has product MTSIGGRVTSGDRFREALTFDDVLLVPAESSVMPAEVSTRTRLTRSIELGIPLLSAAMDTVTESALAIAMAQAGGIGVVHRNLDIARQAEEVRKVKRFESGMVVNPITIHPEATLADALDLMARHRISGIPVTDAAGRLVGILTNRDVRFATNPQQPISELMTKDRLVTVKEGVDRAEAKRLLHQYRIEKLLVVDEAYRCVGLITVKDIEKAQLHPNACKDEKGRLRVAAATGTGPDGFKRAEALFDAEVDVLVVDTAHGHSTKVAAAVTAARKLSNYTQIVAGNVATAEGARSLIDAGADAIKVGIGPGSICTTRIVAGVGVPQLTAIMDVVEECHRQGIPVIADGGIKYSGDLAKAIAGGADVAMLGSLFAGTDESPGEVILFQGRSYKSYRGMGSVGAMARGSADRYFQAEVSNTLKLVPEGVEGRVPYKGPIGAVIHQLVGGLRAAMGYTGCATIQEMQTKTRFVRITNAGLRESHVHDITITNEAPNYRPG; this is encoded by the coding sequence ATGACGAGCATCGGCGGCAGAGTTACCAGCGGCGACCGCTTCCGCGAGGCGCTGACCTTCGACGACGTGCTGCTGGTACCGGCGGAATCGTCGGTGATGCCGGCCGAGGTCTCCACCCGGACCCGGCTCACCCGGTCCATCGAACTGGGCATCCCGCTCCTGTCCGCCGCCATGGACACCGTCACGGAATCGGCCCTGGCCATCGCCATGGCCCAGGCCGGCGGCATCGGCGTCGTCCACCGCAACCTGGACATCGCGCGCCAGGCGGAGGAGGTGCGCAAGGTCAAGCGCTTCGAATCCGGCATGGTGGTCAACCCGATCACCATCCATCCCGAGGCCACCCTGGCGGACGCGCTGGATCTCATGGCGCGTCACCGCATCTCCGGCATTCCGGTGACGGACGCGGCCGGCCGTCTCGTCGGCATCCTGACCAACCGTGACGTCCGTTTCGCCACCAACCCGCAGCAGCCGATCTCCGAGCTGATGACCAAGGACCGTCTGGTCACGGTGAAGGAAGGCGTGGACCGGGCCGAGGCCAAGCGTCTCCTGCACCAGTACCGGATCGAGAAGCTGCTGGTGGTGGACGAGGCCTACCGCTGCGTCGGCCTGATCACGGTGAAGGACATCGAGAAGGCGCAGCTCCACCCCAACGCCTGCAAGGACGAGAAGGGCCGGCTGCGCGTCGCCGCCGCGACCGGCACCGGCCCGGACGGGTTCAAGCGCGCCGAGGCCCTGTTCGATGCCGAGGTGGACGTGCTGGTGGTGGACACCGCGCACGGCCACTCGACCAAGGTCGCCGCCGCCGTGACGGCTGCCCGCAAGCTCAGCAACTACACCCAGATCGTCGCCGGCAACGTCGCCACCGCGGAAGGTGCGCGCAGCCTGATCGACGCCGGCGCCGACGCGATCAAGGTCGGCATCGGCCCGGGCAGCATCTGCACCACCCGCATCGTCGCGGGTGTCGGCGTGCCGCAGCTCACCGCCATCATGGACGTGGTGGAGGAGTGCCACCGGCAGGGCATCCCCGTCATCGCCGACGGCGGCATCAAGTATTCCGGCGACCTTGCCAAGGCCATCGCCGGCGGGGCCGACGTCGCCATGCTGGGCAGCCTGTTCGCCGGCACCGACGAGAGCCCGGGCGAGGTGATCCTGTTCCAGGGCCGCAGCTACAAGTCCTACCGCGGCATGGGCAGCGTGGGCGCCATGGCCCGCGGCAGCGCCGACCGCTACTTCCAGGCCGAGGTCAGCAACACGCTGAAGCTGGTGCCGGAGGGCGTGGAAGGCCGTGTCCCCTACAAGGGTCCGATCGGGGCGGTGATCCACCAGTTGGTCGGCGGCCTGCGCGCGGCCATGGGCTACACGGGCTGCGCCACGATCCAGGAGATGCAGACGAAGACCCGCTTTGTCCGCATCACCAATGCGGGCCTGCGCGAAAGCCACGTCCACGACATCACCATCACGAACGAAGCGCCGAACTACCGGCCGGGCTGA
- a CDS encoding amidase, whose amino-acid sequence MTDRVEGIPPVLRLEEQLSRIGRLDRELRAFALVLPELAREAAWRLERGPGTGPLAGRTLAVKDLFDLRGVPTAAGARTPVVDEAPATATALDHLLRAGMIPLGKAATVELAFGTWGINRATGTPRNPWDMTVARVPGGSSSGSAVAVAAGLADMALGSDTGGSIRIPCALNGISGIKTTVGRVSRAGVVPLSPTLDTVGPMAWSVAEAAALLEAMAGPDPADPATLERPGFGAAAALARSVRGCRLAVLGDADLASVADPVGAAYLEALSVLERQGARLQEVRPAVAPGACVEPTGRLIGAEGWRRWSDRVERFAPEMDPGTLARLQAAASSTEADHARLLAARAADQGRFHAWMQDFDALLTPTVPVTAPPLDTADETTLPFSSFTRMANWLDLPAVALPCGQSGEGLPVSLQVLALPWGEEAAVAVAHAFQQVTDWHRRRPPGLPEE is encoded by the coding sequence ATGACGGATCGGGTTGAGGGGATTCCGCCGGTACTGCGGCTCGAAGAACAGCTTTCCCGGATCGGGCGGCTGGACAGGGAGCTGCGGGCCTTCGCCCTGGTCCTGCCGGAGCTGGCGCGCGAAGCGGCATGGCGGCTGGAGCGGGGGCCGGGGACAGGACCGCTCGCCGGCCGCACCCTGGCGGTCAAGGACCTGTTCGATCTGCGCGGCGTGCCGACCGCCGCCGGCGCCCGGACGCCGGTGGTGGATGAGGCACCCGCCACGGCTACCGCACTGGACCATCTCCTGCGCGCCGGCATGATCCCCCTCGGCAAGGCGGCCACGGTGGAGCTGGCGTTCGGCACCTGGGGCATCAACCGCGCCACCGGGACGCCCCGCAATCCCTGGGACATGACGGTCGCGCGGGTGCCGGGCGGGTCCAGCAGCGGATCGGCCGTGGCGGTCGCGGCCGGACTTGCGGACATGGCGCTGGGCAGCGACACCGGCGGCTCCATCCGGATCCCCTGCGCGCTGAACGGAATCAGCGGCATCAAGACGACGGTCGGCCGGGTGAGCCGCGCCGGCGTCGTCCCGCTCAGCCCCACACTCGATACGGTCGGCCCCATGGCCTGGAGCGTGGCGGAGGCGGCCGCGCTGCTGGAGGCGATGGCGGGTCCCGATCCGGCGGACCCGGCAACGCTGGAGCGACCGGGCTTCGGGGCCGCGGCGGCGCTGGCCCGGTCCGTGCGGGGCTGCCGGCTGGCGGTGCTGGGCGACGCCGACCTCGCCAGCGTCGCGGACCCGGTGGGTGCGGCCTATCTGGAGGCGCTGTCCGTCCTGGAGCGGCAGGGCGCCCGGCTGCAAGAGGTGCGACCGGCCGTCGCTCCCGGTGCCTGCGTCGAGCCGACCGGCCGCCTGATCGGGGCGGAGGGCTGGCGGCGCTGGTCGGACCGCGTGGAGCGTTTCGCGCCGGAGATGGACCCCGGCACCCTGGCCCGGTTGCAGGCGGCGGCATCCTCGACCGAGGCGGACCATGCCCGCCTGCTGGCAGCCCGCGCCGCCGACCAGGGGCGCTTCCATGCCTGGATGCAGGATTTCGACGCCCTGCTGACGCCGACCGTGCCGGTAACGGCGCCGCCCCTGGACACGGCCGACGAGACGACACTGCCCTTCAGCAGCTTCACCCGCATGGCGAACTGGCTGGACCTGCCGGCCGTGGCGCTGCCCTGCGGGCAGAGCGGGGAGGGGCTGCCCGTCTCGCTCCAGGTGCTGGCTCTGCCCTGGGGTGAGGAGGCGGCCGTCGCCGTGGCGCACGCCTTCCAGCAGGTGACGGACTGGCACCGGCGCCGCCCGCCGGGGCTCCCGGAGGAGTAG
- a CDS encoding fimbria/pilus outer membrane usher protein yields MHRRPGRSTGRLLLAAVCIAVALLPPAALAADEPPPPVPAAAGKDALFDKVFGQRARATKLRQIDLPVRFDGQELGVVPARLSGDPRTAQVDIPRLAELLRDVAQDAALDELRRLAGPDGFAVPAPPAPGRIEVAINAADLSVQVTVPPDIRRLVRIDVQGRSDAARGYLVRPPADLSAYVNARAAIGYLSLPGGGVQDEGRGPLTVSLEGAVNLKGWVVETDSYYREDGERRWSRGPTRLVRDFPDSGVRVQAGDLTYPVSGQQVGRPLSGLSVARNFSLQPYRSVQPAGQRDFILETPSLVEVFVNGRPTRTLRLSPGPYNLANFPGASGTNDIQIRITDQFGREQTIEFPFFFDNQLLAGGIHEFGYTIGYPYTTDGDNLAYDRDRPTFSGFHRIGLSDRLTLGAGLQADRQQQVAGAEMLLATPIGTLGVEPSVSFGAATGYAATLGYRDYRTGDSFWQQRTTTAQISWRDSAYGSFGTLDPDNDIALDAAFRFSQPLAPDLTATLGGRWRENREPERVDGYAMDLTLRRRLGRTASWDLTFSHDRDTDGERETGAYVSLRVSLDEGRHTAGASFDTVRREKRLDWRYQSLEPVDQLSLSLDATGASGSDRLQGSAGYVHQRFSAGVRHDVVERTTGGTENRTQANFATALAYADGHVALSRPISNSFALVVPHPRLAGRTVGVDPVNGSYLARTDGLGPPVVPNISAYLVRPLLLDVPEVPLGYDIGEDRPAVRPGYRTGTVVPVGTDATVSLDGSLTGPDGQPVALASGVLRPVGGPERQEIQFFSNRRGRFRVESVRPGRWELVLVGVEARPVPVEVPADAEGVLPLGEVRLQP; encoded by the coding sequence ATGCACCGACGGCCGGGGCGCTCCACCGGACGCCTGCTCCTTGCCGCTGTCTGCATTGCCGTCGCCCTGCTGCCTCCCGCAGCCCTGGCGGCGGACGAGCCGCCGCCGCCGGTCCCCGCGGCCGCTGGCAAGGATGCCCTGTTCGACAAGGTCTTCGGCCAACGTGCCCGGGCGACGAAGCTTCGCCAGATCGACCTGCCGGTCCGTTTCGACGGTCAGGAACTGGGCGTCGTCCCGGCCCGGCTCTCCGGCGATCCCAGGACGGCACAGGTGGACATCCCCCGACTGGCCGAACTGCTGCGTGACGTGGCCCAGGACGCGGCACTGGACGAGCTGCGCCGTCTGGCCGGCCCCGACGGTTTCGCTGTTCCCGCCCCGCCCGCGCCCGGGCGGATCGAGGTCGCCATCAATGCCGCCGATCTGTCCGTTCAGGTCACGGTGCCGCCGGATATCCGCCGTCTGGTCCGGATCGACGTGCAGGGCCGCAGTGACGCGGCCCGCGGCTATCTCGTGCGGCCCCCGGCGGACCTCAGCGCCTATGTCAATGCGCGTGCCGCCATCGGTTACCTGTCGTTGCCGGGCGGTGGCGTCCAGGACGAGGGCCGCGGCCCCCTGACCGTCTCCCTGGAGGGGGCGGTGAACCTGAAGGGCTGGGTCGTCGAGACCGACTCCTACTACCGGGAGGATGGCGAGCGGCGCTGGTCGCGCGGACCGACCCGGCTGGTCCGGGACTTCCCCGACTCCGGCGTCAGGGTACAGGCCGGCGATCTGACCTATCCCGTCAGTGGCCAGCAGGTCGGCCGGCCGCTCAGCGGCCTCTCGGTCGCGCGCAACTTTTCGCTCCAGCCCTACCGTTCGGTGCAGCCGGCGGGTCAGCGCGACTTCATCCTGGAGACCCCCTCCCTCGTGGAGGTCTTCGTCAACGGCCGACCCACCCGCACCCTGCGGCTGTCCCCCGGCCCCTACAATCTGGCGAACTTCCCCGGTGCCTCCGGTACGAACGATATTCAGATCCGTATCACCGACCAGTTCGGCCGGGAGCAGACGATCGAGTTTCCGTTCTTCTTCGACAACCAGCTCCTGGCCGGCGGCATCCACGAATTCGGATACACAATCGGGTATCCCTACACCACGGACGGCGACAACCTCGCCTATGACCGTGATCGCCCGACCTTCTCCGGCTTCCACCGGATCGGCCTGTCGGACCGCCTTACCCTGGGCGCGGGGCTCCAGGCCGACCGCCAGCAGCAGGTCGCAGGCGCCGAGATGCTGCTCGCCACCCCGATCGGCACCCTGGGGGTGGAGCCCTCAGTGAGCTTCGGGGCCGCGACCGGCTATGCCGCGACCCTGGGCTACCGCGACTACCGCACCGGCGACAGCTTCTGGCAGCAGCGGACGACAACCGCGCAGATCTCCTGGCGCGACAGCGCCTATGGCAGTTTCGGCACCCTGGACCCGGACAACGACATCGCCCTGGACGCCGCCTTCCGTTTCAGCCAGCCGCTGGCGCCCGACCTCACGGCAACCCTGGGCGGCCGCTGGCGGGAGAACCGGGAGCCGGAGCGGGTGGACGGCTATGCCATGGATCTGACCCTCCGGCGGCGGCTGGGCCGGACGGCGAGCTGGGACCTGACCTTCTCGCACGACCGCGATACCGACGGCGAGCGGGAGACGGGGGCCTATGTCAGCCTGCGGGTCAGCCTGGACGAGGGCCGCCACACGGCCGGCGCCTCCTTCGATACGGTCCGGCGGGAGAAGCGGCTGGACTGGCGCTACCAGTCGCTGGAGCCGGTTGACCAGCTCAGCCTGTCACTGGACGCCACAGGGGCCAGCGGCAGCGACCGCCTTCAGGGCAGCGCCGGCTACGTCCACCAGCGCTTCAGCGCCGGGGTCCGGCACGACGTGGTGGAACGGACGACGGGCGGAACCGAGAACCGCACCCAGGCCAACTTCGCTACGGCGCTCGCCTATGCGGACGGCCATGTCGCGCTGTCCCGGCCGATCTCCAACAGCTTCGCCCTGGTCGTGCCGCACCCGCGGCTGGCCGGGCGGACGGTGGGGGTTGATCCCGTCAACGGCAGCTACCTTGCGCGGACCGACGGGCTGGGGCCGCCGGTGGTGCCCAACATCTCCGCCTATCTGGTCCGCCCCCTCCTGCTGGACGTACCGGAGGTGCCGCTGGGCTACGACATCGGCGAGGACCGCCCGGCCGTGCGGCCCGGCTACCGTACCGGAACCGTCGTGCCTGTCGGCACGGACGCCACCGTTTCGCTGGACGGCAGCCTGACGGGGCCGGACGGACAGCCGGTAGCCCTGGCCTCCGGCGTACTGCGGCCGGTGGGCGGGCCGGAACGGCAGGAGATCCAGTTCTTCTCCAACCGCCGCGGCCGCTTCCGCGTGGAGTCGGTGCGACCGGGCCGCTGGGAGCTGGTGCTGGTCGGGGTGGAGGCCCGGCCGGTGCCGGTGGAGGTGCCGGCCGACGCGGAAGGCGTGCTTCCGCTCGGCGAGGTGCGGCTCCAGCCCTGA
- a CDS encoding glycosyltransferase family 2 protein, with protein sequence MPTAPDTVSPSSPTGKRPLLSAILPMYNEAGNLARLFERLEGVLGRLRMDYEIICIDDGSRDGTFEALLFHRLRNPRIKPVRLSRNFGKEAAMAAGLERAAGAAVVLLDSDLQHPPELIEAMVAHWRDGAEMVYARRTSRDTDGWLRRTLTRAYYRLYRALSEVDLPPGAGDFRLLDRRVVDAIIAMPERRRFLKGMMAWVGFRQVAIPYEPEARHAGSSTWNFWRLFTLAFDGLASFTTLPLRIWSVIGLFVALVAMAYGGVIAVRTLVYGVDVPGYASLMVATLFLGGVQLICLGVLGDYLGRVFEEVKRRPVYLVAEAAGFGEAEQTAAKASPPVLADPAVPEPARERSSDTASLTLASQRS encoded by the coding sequence ATGCCGACCGCCCCCGATACCGTGAGCCCTTCGTCCCCCACCGGAAAGCGGCCGCTGCTGTCCGCCATCCTGCCGATGTACAACGAGGCGGGCAACCTCGCCCGTCTGTTCGAACGGCTGGAAGGCGTGCTGGGCCGCCTGCGGATGGACTATGAGATCATCTGCATCGACGACGGCAGCCGCGACGGCACCTTCGAGGCGCTGCTGTTCCACCGGCTGCGCAATCCGCGGATCAAGCCGGTCCGGCTGAGCCGCAACTTCGGCAAGGAGGCGGCGATGGCCGCCGGGCTGGAGCGGGCCGCGGGCGCCGCCGTGGTGCTCCTGGACTCCGACCTCCAGCATCCGCCGGAGCTGATCGAGGCCATGGTGGCGCACTGGCGCGACGGGGCGGAGATGGTCTATGCCCGCCGCACCAGCCGCGACACCGACGGCTGGCTGCGGCGCACCCTGACCCGCGCCTATTACCGGCTTTACCGGGCGCTGTCGGAGGTGGATCTGCCGCCCGGAGCCGGTGACTTCCGCCTGCTGGACCGCCGGGTCGTGGACGCGATCATCGCCATGCCGGAGCGCCGCCGCTTCCTGAAGGGCATGATGGCCTGGGTCGGGTTCCGCCAGGTCGCCATCCCCTACGAGCCGGAGGCGCGGCACGCCGGCAGTTCGACCTGGAACTTCTGGCGTCTGTTCACGCTGGCCTTCGACGGTCTCGCCTCCTTCACCACCCTGCCACTGCGCATCTGGTCGGTGATCGGCCTCTTCGTCGCCCTGGTTGCGATGGCATATGGCGGCGTGATCGCCGTCCGCACCCTGGTCTACGGCGTTGACGTGCCAGGATACGCCTCGCTGATGGTGGCAACCCTGTTCCTCGGCGGGGTGCAGCTCATCTGTCTGGGCGTGCTGGGAGACTATCTCGGCCGGGTCTTCGAGGAGGTGAAGCGCCGCCCCGTCTATCTGGTCGCGGAGGCGGCAGGCTTCGGCGAAGCCGAGCAGACTGCCGCCAAGGCTTCTCCGCCCGTCCTGGCCGATCCCGCTGTCCCGGAACCGGCCCGGGAGCGGTCATCCGATACGGCGTCGCTCACCCTCGCCTCGCAACGCTCCTGA
- a CDS encoding Ppx/GppA phosphatase family protein, producing the protein MESDQGQSYHAQDGHVQAGQAAAARFDAAGWDAVGREGDGTAAIGPEPAGAMVPRPGPVFAALDVGTNNCRLLIARPARGGFRVVDAFSRIVRLGEGLSRTDRLSDEAMGRTLSALKVCRSKIRRRGVTALRAVGTEACRRADNGAEFLERVESETGIHVEIISAGEEARLALAGCAPLLDPALARAAVFDIGGGSTELMWLELRRGRPHLIDQISVPLGVVGLTERFGGDRVSPDSYRGMVEEMREALRPFARRNALAREVARGRVQMLGTSGTVTTLAGIRMGLPRYDRSRVDGTWLSRVDATAIAGDLRALDFQGRASHACIGRDRADLVIAGCAILDGIWETLPVPRLRIADRGVREGILAELAAAARQR; encoded by the coding sequence GTGGAGTCCGATCAGGGTCAGTCCTATCACGCTCAGGACGGTCACGTTCAGGCCGGGCAGGCTGCGGCAGCCAGGTTCGACGCCGCGGGGTGGGATGCCGTCGGCCGGGAGGGTGACGGTACGGCGGCCATCGGGCCGGAGCCGGCCGGGGCGATGGTCCCGCGGCCGGGACCCGTGTTCGCCGCCCTGGACGTGGGCACCAACAACTGCCGTCTGCTGATCGCCCGGCCCGCCCGGGGCGGCTTCCGGGTGGTGGACGCCTTCTCCCGCATCGTGCGGCTGGGCGAGGGGCTGTCCCGCACCGACCGGCTGTCCGACGAGGCCATGGGCCGGACGCTCTCCGCGCTCAAGGTCTGCCGCTCCAAGATCCGCCGCCGCGGCGTCACCGCCCTGCGCGCGGTGGGCACCGAGGCCTGCCGGCGTGCCGACAACGGCGCCGAATTCCTGGAGCGCGTCGAGTCCGAGACCGGCATCCATGTCGAGATCATCAGCGCCGGGGAGGAAGCGCGTCTGGCGCTGGCCGGCTGCGCGCCGCTGCTCGACCCTGCCCTGGCGCGCGCCGCCGTCTTCGACATCGGCGGCGGCTCCACCGAGCTGATGTGGCTGGAACTGCGCCGCGGCCGGCCGCACCTGATCGACCAGATATCCGTGCCGCTGGGCGTCGTCGGGCTGACGGAGCGGTTCGGCGGCGACCGCGTCTCCCCCGATTCCTACCGCGGCATGGTGGAGGAGATGCGGGAGGCGCTGCGCCCCTTCGCCCGGCGCAACGCCCTGGCCCGCGAGGTGGCGCGGGGCCGGGTGCAGATGCTGGGCACCTCCGGTACGGTGACGACGCTGGCCGGCATCCGCATGGGGCTGCCGCGCTACGACCGCTCACGGGTGGACGGGACCTGGCTGTCGCGGGTGGACGCGACAGCCATCGCCGGCGACCTGCGCGCGCTGGACTTCCAGGGACGCGCCAGCCATGCCTGCATCGGCCGCGACCGTGCCGATCTGGTGATCGCCGGTTGCGCCATCCTGGACGGCATCTGGGAGACGCTCCCGGTGCCGCGGCTGCGCATCGCCGATCGCGGCGTGCGCGAGGGAATCCTGGCCGAACTGGCGGCCGCGGCACGGCAGCGCTGA
- a CDS encoding RsmB/NOP family class I SAM-dependent RNA methyltransferase has product MTPAARIQAAIDLLSEIEATPRPADALVSQFFRNRRYIGAKDRQGVAGLVYSVLRHRGRLGWWLDRCNVMPTPRALLLAEAVLVQGRRADSVSGLFNGAKFGPEPLNDSERRLLKAVDTHTIDHPKQPEALALEVPEWAEAPLRAAFGDRFHAEMAAMLGEAPLDLRANPLKAAREQVQAALAEAGVTAAPTGLSPLGLRVQGRAPVSALPAFREGLFEIQDEGSQLVALLADPRPGMQVVDFCAGAGGKTLAIAAMMDNKGRVVASDVLEGRLTRAKERFRRAGLHNIETRALSSERDPWVKRHKGKFDRVVVDAPCSGTGTWRRNPDSRWRPLGPGLAELLPLQAAILDSAARLVRPGGRLVYATCSLLPEENERQVEAFLANHPAFRLLPVAEAWPENLGAAPVTGDTLRLTPARHDTDGFFAAVMVREEAAEATEAATSDAAGTEPPPAADV; this is encoded by the coding sequence ATGACCCCCGCCGCGCGCATCCAGGCCGCCATCGACCTGCTGTCCGAGATCGAGGCGACGCCGCGCCCGGCCGACGCCCTGGTCAGCCAGTTCTTCCGCAACCGGCGCTATATCGGGGCCAAGGACCGGCAGGGCGTGGCCGGGCTGGTCTATTCGGTGCTGCGCCACCGCGGCCGGCTGGGCTGGTGGCTGGACCGCTGCAACGTCATGCCGACGCCGCGGGCGCTGCTGCTGGCGGAAGCGGTGCTGGTGCAGGGGCGGCGGGCCGATTCCGTGTCCGGCCTGTTCAACGGCGCCAAGTTCGGGCCGGAGCCGCTGAACGACAGCGAGCGGCGTCTGCTGAAGGCGGTCGATACCCACACCATCGACCATCCGAAGCAGCCCGAGGCCCTGGCGCTGGAGGTGCCGGAGTGGGCGGAAGCGCCGCTGCGCGCCGCTTTCGGCGACCGCTTCCATGCCGAGATGGCGGCCATGCTGGGGGAGGCCCCGCTGGACCTGCGCGCCAACCCGCTGAAAGCGGCCCGTGAGCAGGTGCAGGCGGCGCTGGCCGAAGCCGGCGTCACGGCCGCACCCACGGGTCTGTCGCCCTTGGGCCTGCGGGTGCAGGGGCGGGCGCCGGTCTCGGCCCTGCCGGCCTTCCGCGAGGGGCTGTTCGAGATCCAGGACGAGGGCTCGCAGCTCGTCGCCCTGCTGGCCGATCCGCGGCCGGGCATGCAGGTCGTGGATTTCTGCGCCGGCGCCGGCGGCAAGACGCTCGCCATCGCGGCGATGATGGACAACAAGGGCCGCGTCGTCGCCAGCGACGTGCTGGAGGGCCGCCTGACCCGCGCCAAGGAGCGGTTCCGCCGGGCCGGGCTGCACAACATCGAGACGCGCGCCCTGTCCAGCGAGCGCGACCCCTGGGTCAAGCGGCACAAGGGCAAGTTCGACCGCGTCGTGGTGGATGCGCCGTGCTCGGGCACCGGCACCTGGCGGCGCAACCCGGACAGCCGCTGGCGCCCGCTGGGGCCGGGGCTGGCCGAACTGCTGCCATTGCAGGCCGCCATCCTGGACAGCGCGGCGCGGCTGGTGCGGCCGGGCGGGCGGCTGGTCTACGCGACCTGCTCCCTGCTGCCGGAGGAGAACGAGCGGCAGGTGGAGGCGTTCCTGGCCAACCATCCGGCCTTCCGCCTGCTGCCCGTCGCGGAGGCGTGGCCGGAGAACCTGGGCGCCGCCCCCGTGACCGGGGACACGCTGCGCCTGACCCCCGCCCGCCACGACACCGACGGCTTCTTCGCCGCCGTCATGGTCCGGGAGGAGGCTGCGGAGGCCACGGAGGCGGCAACGTCGGACGCCGCCGGAACGGAGCCACCGCCGGCCGCCGACGTCTGA
- a CDS encoding molecular chaperone produces the protein MPLLTRLLAPLALLLVVGVILLPRPAGAFRLVPIEMEFEPAGRGATQIFQLQNDNADPVAVEITIKARAMDRDGQDVLTDAGDDWVIFPEQIILQPGESQSVRVQWIGPATPDRELAFRLIAEQLPIDIGRPPARGGQVRLLVNYIASLYVMPAGVRADVGVVSAQEIATPDGRRLELVLRNGGTTRKPLNEPTLTLKAGGTTVTLTPDRLGGLNGENMLAGATRRFLLPWPEKLPVGAVTASLSLP, from the coding sequence ATGCCGCTGCTGACCCGGCTCCTTGCGCCGCTCGCCCTCCTCCTCGTCGTGGGCGTCATTCTCCTGCCGCGACCGGCCGGGGCCTTCCGGCTGGTGCCCATCGAGATGGAGTTCGAGCCGGCCGGACGTGGGGCGACACAGATCTTCCAGCTCCAGAACGACAATGCCGATCCCGTTGCGGTGGAGATCACGATCAAGGCCCGCGCCATGGACCGGGACGGACAGGACGTGCTCACAGATGCCGGCGACGACTGGGTGATCTTCCCGGAGCAGATCATCCTTCAGCCGGGCGAATCGCAATCTGTACGGGTTCAGTGGATCGGCCCCGCTACGCCGGACAGGGAGCTGGCCTTCCGGCTGATCGCCGAGCAGCTTCCCATTGACATCGGACGGCCGCCCGCGCGCGGCGGTCAGGTGCGGCTGCTGGTCAACTACATCGCCTCGCTCTATGTGATGCCGGCCGGTGTCAGGGCGGATGTCGGTGTCGTCTCCGCCCAGGAGATTGCGACCCCGGACGGCCGACGCCTGGAACTGGTGCTGCGCAATGGCGGCACCACCCGCAAGCCCCTGAACGAGCCGACCCTGACCCTGAAAGCCGGCGGAACGACCGTTACCCTGACACCGGACCGGCTCGGCGGCCTGAACGGAGAGAACATGCTGGCCGGGGCGACCCGGCGCTTCCTGCTGCCCTGGCCGGAGAAACTCCCGGTCGGCGCTGTCACGGCGAGCCTCAGCCTGCCGTGA